A section of the Campylobacter lanienae NCTC 13004 genome encodes:
- a CDS encoding F0F1 ATP synthase subunit C — MKKILFLLVALTGLAFGADGEQIKAFSVVAAGIGLGVAALGGAIGMGHTAAATILGTARNPGLGGKLLTTMFIALAMIEAQVIYALVIALIALYANPFLG; from the coding sequence ATGAAAAAGATTCTTTTTCTTCTTGTAGCTTTAACAGGCTTAGCATTTGGTGCTGATGGCGAACAGATCAAAGCATTTTCAGTTGTAGCTGCTGGTATCGGTCTTGGTGTGGCTGCTCTTGGTGGTGCTATAGGTATGGGCCATACTGCTGCTGCTACTATCTTAGGTACAGCTAGAAACCCAGGTCTTGGCGGCAAACTACTTACTACAATGTTTATCGCTCTTGCGATGATCGAAGCACAAGTTATTTACGCACTTGTTATCGCTCTTATCGCACTTTATGCTAACCCATTTTTAGGTTAA
- the ciaB gene encoding invasion protein CiaB, whose protein sequence is MSYKRLNEISKSFKNELNQLYKDMDNPIILQGLKIANLPNNSQTKIAITDRIVSLRTTSVENELKRLGLDKGQIREVNANLYDFVSKFYIDRFAKMLNLVSQEGLLSEFEMELLWSVHRVGIVITNMHKVWQSHIIDGINDEFETKFDNISQAMKFINDNELYQLSDGLKCDRVYGAVIKDIDGYKMTPYMLAFPSECGAVVSELQNSINSLKSLAKSDQDMAYIEYFEALKLAFSECENDRVISKWQDAERAWMQTRSAIQIGHPLEYYEDAYTHAVALEWDVRLSDQSGIDEGELKNQIKDSFDQIYSQIEPKNSNMASLVHSNIDKTQLYICAPMLYYGAEFNGLFSAQVVPNDEIVSGECGKKIFAFVDFVYQSSKAKPFMKLASEIFDKEFLDYGREILFNNEKIWKQVYEISTIGHEFGHILFMDSDSENLMNIGGEFKFIEEYKATTGGLVNFFLHEKNELILPVFAELIKRSVGLIAWQKVLETRAYYCEGLIHLTLLFRAGVLGFDEKRLRLSFNQQSYEKFKSLTLENYIDLASYYTKKINASEFLAKFAYFDGEIYLPHDAEVANFVKYYYNRYEMIGNEIDESGEWQKWQN, encoded by the coding sequence ATGAGTTACAAAAGATTAAATGAGATATCAAAATCCTTTAAAAATGAGTTAAATCAATTGTATAAAGATATGGATAATCCTATAATTTTACAAGGATTAAAGATAGCAAATTTACCAAATAATAGCCAAACTAAAATAGCTATAACAGATAGAATAGTCTCGCTTAGAACCACAAGTGTAGAAAATGAGTTAAAGAGATTGGGCTTAGATAAAGGCCAAATTAGAGAAGTTAATGCGAATTTATATGATTTTGTAAGCAAATTTTATATAGATAGATTTGCTAAAATGCTTAATCTTGTGAGCCAAGAAGGGCTTTTGAGCGAATTTGAAATGGAGCTTTTATGGAGTGTGCATAGAGTTGGGATCGTGATTACAAATATGCATAAAGTCTGGCAAAGCCATATAATTGATGGGATAAATGATGAGTTTGAAACTAAATTTGATAATATCTCTCAAGCTATGAAATTTATCAATGATAATGAATTGTATCAGCTTAGCGATGGTCTAAAATGCGATAGAGTTTATGGCGCTGTGATAAAAGATATAGATGGATATAAAATGACCCCTTATATGTTGGCATTTCCTAGTGAGTGTGGGGCGGTGGTGAGTGAATTGCAAAACTCTATAAATTCGCTAAAATCTCTAGCTAAAAGCGATCAAGATATGGCATATATAGAGTATTTTGAGGCTTTGAAACTTGCTTTTAGTGAGTGTGAAAATGATAGAGTAATATCAAAATGGCAAGATGCTGAGAGAGCCTGGATGCAAACCCGCTCGGCTATACAGATCGGCCATCCTTTGGAGTATTATGAAGATGCTTATACTCACGCTGTGGCCTTAGAGTGGGATGTGAGATTGAGCGATCAAAGCGGGATTGATGAGGGTGAATTGAAAAATCAGATAAAGGATAGCTTTGATCAAATTTACTCTCAAATAGAGCCTAAAAACTCAAATATGGCTAGTTTGGTCCATTCTAATATCGATAAAACTCAGCTTTATATATGCGCTCCTATGCTCTATTATGGAGCGGAATTTAATGGGCTTTTTTCGGCTCAAGTGGTTCCAAATGATGAGATAGTAAGTGGCGAGTGTGGTAAGAAGATTTTTGCTTTTGTGGATTTTGTCTATCAAAGCTCTAAGGCTAAGCCTTTTATGAAGTTAGCAAGTGAGATTTTTGATAAAGAATTTTTAGATTATGGTCGTGAAATTTTGTTTAATAATGAGAAAATTTGGAAGCAAGTTTATGAAATTTCCACAATCGGGCATGAGTTTGGGCATATATTATTTATGGATAGTGATAGCGAAAATTTGATGAATATTGGCGGGGAATTTAAATTTATAGAAGAGTATAAGGCCACAACGGGTGGGCTAGTTAATTTCTTTTTACATGAAAAAAATGAGCTAATTTTGCCTGTTTTTGCTGAGCTTATTAAGCGAAGTGTAGGGTTGATAGCGTGGCAAAAGGTGCTTGAGACTAGGGCGTATTATTGTGAGGGTTTGATACATTTGACGCTGTTATTTAGGGCTGGGGTGCTTGGGTTTGATGAAAAGAGATTAAGATTAAGCTTTAATCAGCAAAGTTATGAGAAATTCAAAAGCTTAACTTTGGAAAATTATATCGATTTAGCGAGTTACTATACCAAAAAGATAAATGCTAGTGAATTTTTGGCTAAATTCGCATATTTTGATGGAGAAATTTACCTGCCGCATGATGCTGAGGTGGCGAATTTTGTGAAATATTATTATAATAGATATGAAATGATAGGCAATGAAATTGATGAGAGTGGCGAGTGGCAAAAGTGGCAAAATTAA
- a CDS encoding GtrA family protein has translation MREIIIYALVGIANTFVGLGSVLALTYFGLIAEIANFLGYVIGICLSYFLNSKFTFKSKITATKALKFLISMGIAYCLNLGFLTISYRAYDIDVYLAQCLAGAIYTISGFLLCRYFVFLK, from the coding sequence ATGAGAGAGATTATCATCTATGCTTTAGTTGGTATAGCAAATACTTTTGTTGGGCTTGGAAGTGTGCTTGCTTTGACATATTTTGGTCTTATTGCTGAGATAGCAAATTTTTTAGGTTATGTGATTGGGATTTGTTTATCATATTTTTTAAATAGCAAATTTACATTTAAATCCAAAATAACAGCTACAAAAGCATTGAAATTTCTCATTTCTATGGGGATTGCTTATTGTTTAAATTTGGGATTTTTGACTATAAGTTATAGGGCATATGATATAGATGTCTATCTGGCTCAATGTCTAGCTGGTGCGATATATACTATTAGCGGATTTTTGCTTTGTAGATATTTTGTTTTTTTAAAATAG
- a CDS encoding DUF6056 family protein — MISNIKYLNLSIFGGLFIILLFLNLLYPAQADDYALYQSALNGNFLSTYFNWNARIGEILFSGYLAKFVFSPIFDIINAFIGVAFFFFGFVLLFGRVIKDKIDVALLAFWFAILGFFGYFGSIFLWGAGSANYLWGVTLIFIFCIPYRLFWDQIYNHTQKSSHNLWVNLAYFGFGFLAFLAGMASEFIGVMIIFVIIISFIYAIYHKISLPLWQIWGFFGFVVGWITLYLSPGSNKRVEITNFMSLGEFFDLSFLDKILTLNQALNHNYSDIFLIFLILFSIFYVLKNGIKFRYYHWIIAILSIGIATVFTKHICAALVFALLLWMMRNLAIKDKFYYVYIALFLLWIFMGFVLFGLIDGVPRRTSVVRDIVLMAIIVLIFKDLYNTYSKKIIIISFSLFICSVALLSYHTYKTNLSQKAIIKEIITQKATGKSDIVIPKNLIYHSTKFIDFGNLQEDSNHWINQVVAKHYNIQSIYIK; from the coding sequence ATGATAAGCAACATTAAATATTTAAATTTATCTATTTTTGGTGGTTTATTTATCATTTTGCTATTTTTAAATTTACTCTATCCGGCTCAAGCAGATGATTATGCCTTGTATCAAAGTGCTTTAAATGGCAATTTTTTATCAACTTATTTTAATTGGAACGCTAGAATTGGCGAAATTTTGTTTTCTGGATATTTGGCTAAATTCGTCTTTAGTCCTATTTTTGATATTATTAACGCATTTATAGGTGTGGCTTTTTTCTTTTTTGGATTTGTGCTTTTATTTGGAAGGGTTATAAAGGATAAAATCGATGTAGCTTTACTTGCTTTTTGGTTTGCTATTTTGGGATTTTTTGGATATTTTGGTTCGATATTTTTATGGGGTGCTGGAAGTGCTAATTATCTATGGGGAGTTACTTTGATTTTTATATTTTGTATTCCTTATAGATTGTTTTGGGATCAAATTTATAATCACACTCAAAAAAGTAGCCATAATTTATGGGTAAATTTAGCCTATTTTGGTTTTGGATTTTTAGCATTTTTGGCTGGTATGGCGAGTGAATTTATCGGAGTTATGATTATTTTTGTTATTATAATTAGCTTTATTTATGCGATATATCATAAAATATCATTACCTCTTTGGCAAATTTGGGGATTTTTTGGTTTTGTGGTTGGCTGGATAACGCTATATTTATCACCTGGAAGTAATAAACGGGTAGAAATTACTAATTTTATGAGTTTGGGTGAGTTTTTTGATTTATCATTTTTAGATAAAATCCTCACGCTAAATCAAGCTTTAAATCATAATTATTCAGATATATTTCTTATTTTTCTTATACTTTTTTCTATATTTTATGTGTTAAAAAATGGGATTAAATTTAGATATTATCACTGGATTATAGCTATTTTATCTATTGGTATTGCTACTGTTTTTACAAAGCATATTTGCGCTGCTTTGGTTTTTGCTTTATTACTATGGATGATGAGAAATTTAGCTATCAAAGATAAATTTTATTATGTTTATATCGCTCTATTTTTGCTTTGGATTTTTATGGGATTTGTGCTTTTTGGGCTAATAGATGGTGTGCCTAGACGGACTAGCGTAGTAAGAGATATAGTTTTGATGGCTATTATCGTTTTAATATTTAAAGACTTATACAACACTTATAGTAAAAAAATTATTATTATAAGTTTTTCTTTGTTTATTTGTAGTGTAGCATTGCTTAGCTATCACACTTATAAGACAAATTTAAGCCAAAAAGCGATTATTAAAGAGATTATAACTCAAAAAGCAACTGGTAAAAGCGATATAGTAATACCAAAAAATTTGATTTATCACTCAACAAAATTTATAGATTTTGGCAATTTGCAAGAGGATTCAAACCACTGGATAAATCAAGTAGTAGCGAAACATTATAATATACAGAGTATTTATATAAAATGA
- a CDS encoding zf-TFIIB domain-containing protein encodes MLCPVCKDVNLVMSERSGVEIDYCPSCRGVWLDRGELDKIIERSTQNSRQNEYFSSKREYERPDRRYDDRGYHDRYYKKKKESFLSELFDF; translated from the coding sequence ATGTTATGCCCAGTTTGTAAAGATGTGAATTTGGTAATGAGCGAAAGAAGTGGAGTAGAGATAGATTATTGTCCAAGTTGTCGTGGTGTATGGCTAGATCGTGGTGAGCTTGATAAAATTATAGAAAGATCAACGCAAAATTCAAGACAAAATGAGTATTTTAGCTCTAAAAGAGAGTATGAAAGACCAGATAGAAGATATGATGATAGAGGCTATCATGATAGGTATTATAAGAAGAAAAAAGAGAGCTTTTTATCAGAGCTTTTTGATTTTTAA
- a CDS encoding sodium-dependent transporter, with amino-acid sequence MGDKFSKIGFVLAMAGSAVGLGNAWKFPTMIGNNGGSAFILLYIILTLGVAVVVFLAELSIGRLGRTDIVNSLKNLAPKNQKSWRFAGFFMLTAILISSFYMIVIGWILRYIFLSFDTLPQNTQDAANKFSSLIQNEFLSVFVCFSIVFLIVFYVVSKGIKSGIEKLNIWMMPSLFILLIGLLVYAILASGNFTQALSFIFIPNFSKLLNPELILQALGLAFFSMSMGVGTVATYAASLSDDTNLVKSTLSIVFINILIGIMMGLVVFSFIPITDGQPASDGPGLIFVSLTSLFAQMGAAGNILAIAFFTSLLFAGITSAVSMIEPFTLYLIDEFKLSRNKAISIIGIFVYILGIFCILSHYEVTSSYFSIPALAINNEKPIAFFDILDLLTSNILMPLGALTFSIFAGYIIKKEGLFTIFSGFMSRRWFEIWYFTLRYVAPLAIVAIGAYKIIN; translated from the coding sequence ATGGGAGATAAATTTTCCAAAATTGGCTTTGTTCTTGCGATGGCGGGCAGTGCTGTTGGTCTAGGAAATGCGTGGAAATTTCCTACAATGATAGGCAATAATGGTGGCTCGGCATTTATATTATTATATATAATTCTCACTCTTGGAGTAGCTGTCGTGGTCTTTTTAGCCGAGCTTTCTATAGGTAGATTGGGTCGCACTGATATTGTAAATTCACTCAAAAATCTCGCACCAAAAAATCAAAAATCTTGGAGATTTGCTGGGTTTTTTATGCTAACTGCGATTTTGATATCTTCATTTTATATGATTGTGATAGGATGGATTTTAAGATATATATTTTTATCTTTTGACACTCTTCCGCAAAATACGCAAGATGCCGCTAACAAATTTAGCTCACTTATACAGAATGAATTTTTAAGTGTATTTGTCTGCTTTAGCATTGTGTTTTTAATCGTATTTTATGTGGTTTCTAAAGGGATTAAAAGTGGCATTGAAAAGCTAAATATATGGATGATGCCATCGCTTTTTATCTTGCTTATAGGGCTTTTAGTATATGCCATTTTGGCTAGTGGCAACTTCACTCAAGCTTTAAGCTTTATTTTTATCCCAAATTTTAGCAAACTTTTAAATCCTGAGTTAATACTACAAGCCCTAGGCTTGGCATTTTTCTCTATGTCAATGGGCGTTGGGACGGTAGCTACTTATGCTGCTAGCTTATCAGATGATACAAATTTGGTTAAATCCACACTATCAATTGTCTTTATCAATATATTAATAGGCATTATGATGGGACTTGTGGTATTCTCATTTATTCCTATTACAGATGGGCAGCCTGCTAGTGATGGGCCTGGGCTTATATTTGTATCACTTACATCTTTATTTGCTCAAATGGGAGCAGCAGGAAATATTCTTGCGATTGCATTTTTTACTTCACTGCTTTTTGCGGGGATTACCTCAGCCGTTTCAATGATAGAGCCTTTTACTTTATATTTGATAGATGAATTTAAATTAAGTAGAAATAAAGCCATATCTATAATTGGAATATTTGTATATATTTTAGGTATATTTTGTATTTTATCACACTATGAGGTTACAAGTAGCTATTTTAGCATTCCAGCATTAGCTATAAACAATGAAAAGCCAATAGCGTTTTTTGATATATTAGACTTGCTAACTTCAAATATCTTAATGCCACTTGGCGCTTTAACATTTAGCATTTTTGCTGGATATATTATTAAAAAGGAAGGATTATTTACTATATTTTCAGGTTTTATGTCTAGGAGATGGTTTGAAATTTGGTATTTTACACTCCGTTATGTTGCTCCACTTGCGATAGTGGCAATTGGAGCCTATAAAATTATAAACTAA
- a CDS encoding biotin/lipoyl-containing protein: MAKKFIDVMDTTFRDGFQSVFGARVLMDDFLPAVSAARDAGINHFEFGGGARFQSLYFYLNEDAFVMMDKFREVAGKDANLQTLSRGVNTVTLDTGSRELVDLHAKLFAKHGTTTIRNFDALNDVKNLEYSAQRIKHHGLKHEVVVTMMDLPPNCVGAHDAAFYEKCLREILDSEIEFDSICFKDASGTSSPEKVYQTIKMARKLVGDNIHIRLHTHETAGVSIACYLAALEAGVDGIDLAASPVSGGTSQPDILTMLHAVKGKDYDLGGLEVDKILKYEDVLHDCLKDYFMPPEATQVSPLIPFSPMPGGALTANTQMMRDNNILDKFPAVIKAMREVVEKGGYGTSVTPVSQFYFQQAFNNVIFGPWKKIAEGYGKMVLGYFGKTPVSPDSKIIELASQQLNLNPTTTPAIDIADQDETKSIAYTKSLLEKEGIETTEENIFIVAACKEKGIAYLKGEGKVMVRKNSDMPKPTTKSSSNQFSVTVNGHNYNVEVADGFDNFSIKTIAPAKPSEAKESKSESKAVVSSTGASNEIIATMSAGVFKILVNTGDSVQAGQTVVILEAMKMEIPIKAEIDGEVEEIFISQGQTVEDGQLLIKLK; the protein is encoded by the coding sequence ATGGCAAAAAAATTTATCGATGTGATGGATACCACTTTTAGAGATGGTTTCCAATCTGTATTTGGTGCAAGAGTTTTGATGGATGACTTTTTACCAGCAGTAAGTGCTGCTAGAGACGCTGGTATAAATCACTTTGAATTTGGCGGTGGGGCAAGATTTCAAAGCTTATATTTTTATCTCAATGAAGATGCCTTTGTGATGATGGATAAATTTAGAGAAGTAGCCGGTAAAGATGCTAATCTACAGACACTATCTCGTGGCGTCAATACAGTTACTTTAGATACAGGTAGCCGTGAGCTAGTCGATCTTCACGCAAAGCTATTTGCCAAGCATGGCACAACTACAATTCGCAACTTTGATGCCCTAAATGATGTCAAAAATTTAGAATATAGCGCCCAAAGGATCAAGCACCACGGCCTAAAACACGAAGTCGTAGTAACAATGATGGATCTACCACCAAACTGCGTTGGTGCTCACGATGCGGCCTTTTATGAAAAATGTTTAAGAGAAATTCTAGATAGCGAAATTGAATTTGATAGCATCTGCTTTAAAGACGCAAGTGGCACTAGTAGCCCAGAAAAAGTATATCAAACCATAAAAATGGCTAGAAAATTAGTTGGTGATAATATCCATATCCGCCTTCACACTCACGAAACAGCAGGCGTGAGCATAGCGTGTTATTTAGCTGCTCTTGAAGCGGGCGTTGATGGTATAGACTTAGCTGCTTCACCTGTTAGCGGTGGAACTAGTCAGCCTGATATCCTTACAATGCTTCATGCGGTTAAAGGCAAAGATTATGATCTAGGCGGCTTAGAAGTTGATAAAATTTTAAAATACGAAGATGTCTTACATGATTGCTTAAAAGATTATTTTATGCCACCTGAAGCAACTCAAGTAAGTCCATTAATCCCATTTTCACCTATGCCAGGCGGCGCACTTACGGCTAATACTCAAATGATGAGAGATAACAATATCTTAGATAAATTCCCAGCTGTGATAAAAGCCATGAGAGAAGTAGTAGAAAAAGGCGGATATGGCACTAGCGTAACCCCTGTTAGCCAATTTTATTTCCAACAAGCATTTAATAATGTAATATTTGGCCCTTGGAAGAAGATAGCTGAAGGTTATGGAAAGATGGTTTTAGGATACTTTGGTAAAACTCCTGTTAGCCCTGATTCTAAAATTATAGAGCTTGCTTCTCAACAATTAAATTTAAACCCAACCACAACTCCAGCTATAGATATTGCAGATCAAGATGAGACAAAATCCATAGCCTACACAAAATCACTTTTAGAAAAAGAAGGTATAGAGACAACAGAAGAAAATATCTTCATAGTAGCTGCATGTAAAGAAAAAGGCATCGCATATCTAAAAGGCGAAGGCAAAGTAATGGTACGCAAAAATAGCGATATGCCAAAACCAACCACAAAATCTAGCTCAAATCAATTTAGCGTAACTGTAAATGGCCACAACTACAATGTAGAAGTCGCAGATGGCTTTGATAACTTCAGTATCAAAACTATAGCCCCGGCCAAACCTAGCGAAGCTAAAGAGAGCAAATCCGAATCAAAAGCAGTAGTAAGCTCAACCGGCGCTTCAAATGAGATTATAGCCACTATGTCAGCAGGGGTATTTAAAATTCTAGTAAATACCGGCGATAGCGTCCAAGCTGGACAAACCGTAGTAATCTTAGAAGCTATGAAAATGGAAATTCCAATTAAAGCCGAAATCGATGGCGAAGTAGAAGAGATATTTATCTCTCAAGGACAAACAGTAGAAGATGGACAACTCTTAATCAAACTAAAATAA
- the pckA gene encoding phosphoenolpyruvate carboxykinase (ATP): MKDLDKLGLKNIKEIYHNLSYDELFAHEKANNEGYITDNGTFGVDTGIFTGRSPKDKYFVNQDPSNKYLAWGKINQPMTKETFDKLLNKAKSQLSGKNIYIQDAYCGSSLASRKSVRFVTEVAWQAHFVKNMFIRPSESELADFTPDFVVYNACKCLNDEYKKDGLNSEVFVIFNIEDNIAVIGGTWYGGEMKKGIFSMMNYWLPLENKLSMHCSANVGKDGDTALFFGLSGTGKTTLSTDPNRALIGDDEHGWDDDGVFNFEGGCYAKCINLDPKSEPEIYAAIRRDALLENVCIDENGVVDYSDDSKTENTRVSYPIEHIPNHEPSLKAGHPKNIIFLTADAFGILPPVSKLTKEQAMYYFLSGYTAKVAGTERGITEPQATFSACFGEPFMPLHPTVYARLLGEKIDKHQVNVYLVNTGWSGGAYGVGKRMSIKATRACINAILDGSIQKCEFENFEKFNLAIPKYLDGVETNLLNPINTWPNKDEYITSRDNLANMFIKNFKRYEDVPEGVQFAKAGPAN; the protein is encoded by the coding sequence ATAAAGGATTTAGATAAGTTAGGCTTAAAAAATATTAAAGAGATTTATCATAATCTTAGTTATGATGAGCTTTTTGCTCATGAAAAAGCAAATAATGAAGGCTATATTACAGACAATGGGACATTTGGCGTAGATACTGGGATTTTCACAGGTCGCAGCCCTAAAGATAAATACTTTGTAAATCAAGATCCAAGCAACAAATATTTAGCATGGGGCAAAATTAATCAACCTATGACAAAAGAGACCTTTGATAAGCTACTTAATAAAGCCAAATCCCAACTAAGTGGCAAAAATATCTATATCCAAGATGCATATTGTGGCTCTAGCCTAGCAAGCAGAAAAAGCGTAAGATTCGTAACAGAAGTAGCATGGCAAGCTCACTTTGTCAAAAATATGTTTATCCGCCCAAGCGAGTCTGAACTTGCTGATTTCACTCCTGATTTTGTGGTATATAATGCTTGTAAATGTCTCAATGATGAGTATAAAAAAGATGGATTAAATTCAGAAGTTTTCGTAATCTTTAATATAGAAGACAATATCGCAGTTATCGGCGGTACATGGTATGGTGGCGAGATGAAAAAGGGTATATTTTCTATGATGAATTACTGGCTACCATTAGAAAACAAACTCTCCATGCACTGCTCGGCAAATGTCGGCAAAGATGGCGATACAGCCCTATTCTTTGGGCTTAGTGGCACTGGCAAAACAACACTATCCACAGACCCAAATAGAGCCTTAATAGGCGATGATGAACATGGCTGGGATGATGATGGAGTATTTAACTTTGAGGGTGGTTGCTACGCTAAATGTATCAATCTAGACCCAAAAAGCGAACCTGAAATTTACGCCGCTATCAGACGAGATGCCCTATTAGAAAATGTATGTATAGATGAAAATGGCGTAGTAGATTATAGTGATGACTCAAAAACAGAAAATACCCGTGTAAGCTACCCTATTGAGCATATTCCAAATCACGAACCAAGCCTAAAAGCCGGCCACCCAAAAAATATAATATTCCTTACCGCTGATGCTTTTGGGATACTTCCGCCAGTTTCAAAACTCACAAAAGAACAAGCAATGTATTATTTCTTAAGTGGCTACACGGCCAAAGTCGCTGGTACCGAGCGTGGTATCACCGAACCTCAAGCTACTTTTTCAGCTTGTTTTGGCGAGCCATTTATGCCACTTCATCCTACCGTTTATGCTAGATTGCTTGGCGAAAAAATAGACAAACATCAAGTAAATGTCTATCTAGTAAATACCGGCTGGAGCGGCGGTGCGTATGGCGTAGGTAAAAGAATGAGTATCAAAGCTACCCGTGCTTGTATAAACGCAATTTTAGATGGTAGCATACAAAAATGCGAATTTGAAAACTTTGAAAAATTCAATCTTGCTATCCCAAAATATCTTGATGGCGTTGAAACAAATTTATTAAACCCTATTAATACTTGGCCTAATAAAGATGAGTATATCACAAGTAGAGATAATCTAGCAAATATGTTTATCAAAAATTTCAAACGCTATGAAGATGTCCCTGAAGGCGTCCAATTCGCCAAAGCCGGTCCAGCAAATTAA
- the argH gene encoding argininosuccinate lyase has product MQKMWQGRFSEASSELLEAFNASIEFDKELYSQDINGSKAHTKMLSKCDIIDNEAANKILEGLDQIKSEIENGEFKFNIADEDIHMAIEKRLSQIIGAEFGGKLHTARSRNDQVALDFRLFVLEANLAISKLLLNLIKTLHSIAKEHKSTLMPGFTHLQHAQPVSLSYHLLAYGFMFIRDYDRLMSSYKRNNLSPLGSCAMAGTPHPIDREMVAKELGFSGITPNAMDSVSDRDFALELLFNISVIFTHTSRMCEELILWSSSEFGYITISDRFSTGSSIMPQKKNPDVAELIRGKTGRAYGNLISLLTTMKSLPLAYNKDMQEDKEPLFDSVKNAKNSLIILNEMIKEIKFNKENMLKACKTGHLSATDLADYLVKQKQIPFRQAHFITGKCVALAESLGKDLSELSLDELQSIEPIIDSDALELLKLESSKEARRSLGGTSDYSVDIQLNLISDFLNSNDK; this is encoded by the coding sequence ATGCAAAAAATGTGGCAAGGTAGATTTAGCGAAGCTAGTAGTGAGCTTTTAGAAGCTTTTAATGCGTCAATTGAATTTGACAAGGAGCTATATTCTCAAGATATCAATGGCTCTAAAGCACACACCAAAATGCTATCTAAATGCGATATAATCGACAATGAAGCTGCTAATAAGATCTTAGAAGGTTTAGATCAGATAAAATCCGAAATAGAAAATGGTGAGTTTAAATTTAATATCGCTGATGAAGATATCCATATGGCGATCGAAAAGAGACTTAGCCAGATTATCGGAGCTGAATTTGGCGGCAAACTTCACACCGCAAGAAGCCGAAATGACCAAGTCGCTCTTGATTTTAGACTATTTGTTCTTGAAGCAAATTTAGCAATTTCTAAGCTACTTTTAAATCTTATCAAAACTCTACACTCAATTGCCAAAGAGCATAAATCTACACTGATGCCAGGCTTTACTCATCTTCAACACGCACAACCTGTTAGCCTTTCGTATCATCTTTTAGCTTATGGATTTATGTTTATTAGAGACTATGATAGATTGATGAGTAGCTATAAGCGAAATAATCTTAGCCCACTTGGCTCATGCGCAATGGCTGGCACACCCCATCCAATCGATAGAGAGATGGTGGCAAAAGAGCTCGGATTTAGCGGGATTACGCCAAATGCTATGGATAGCGTGAGTGATAGAGATTTTGCGCTTGAATTGCTTTTTAATATTAGCGTTATATTTACCCACACATCTAGAATGTGCGAAGAGCTAATTTTATGGAGTAGTAGCGAATTTGGATATATCACAATTAGCGATAGATTTAGCACAGGCTCAAGCATAATGCCACAGAAAAAAAACCCCGATGTAGCCGAGCTAATCAGAGGCAAAACAGGCCGAGCCTACGGCAACCTAATTTCGCTATTAACCACGATGAAATCCCTACCTTTAGCCTATAATAAAGATATGCAAGAGGATAAAGAACCGCTATTTGATAGCGTTAAAAATGCTAAAAATTCTCTAATTATCTTAAATGAGATGATTAAAGAGATTAAATTCAATAAAGAAAATATGCTAAAAGCATGTAAAACAGGCCATTTAAGTGCTACAGATTTGGCTGATTATCTAGTCAAACAAAAGCAAATTCCATTTCGCCAAGCGCATTTCATAACCGGTAAATGCGTAGCGCTAGCTGAGAGCTTAGGCAAGGATTTAAGCGAACTAAGTTTGGATGAGTTACAAAGCATAGAGCCTATTATTGATTCTGACGCTTTAGAGCTGCTAAAACTAGAAAGCTCCAAAGAAGCTAGAAGAAGTCTAGGTGGCACTAGCGATTATAGCGTAGATATTCAACTTAATTTAATTAGTGATTTTTTAAATTCAAACGATAAATAA
- a CDS encoding transcriptional regulator has protein sequence MAKKSKRDMAYELDIDVSTLYNWRKHKPNLYRIVMLGFKFDELLEKNRQNYEELLRLNQMIQDEIDKFK, from the coding sequence ATGGCAAAAAAGAGCAAACGCGATATGGCATATGAGTTAGATATTGATGTTAGCACTTTGTATAATTGGAGAAAGCATAAACCAAATTTATATCGTATTGTTATGCTTGGGTTTAAATTTGATGAACTTTTAGAGAAAAATAGACAAAATTATGAAGAGTTACTTAGACTAAACCAGATGATACAAGACGAGATTGATAAATTTAAATAG